The following coding sequences lie in one Arachis ipaensis cultivar K30076 chromosome B05, Araip1.1, whole genome shotgun sequence genomic window:
- the LOC110262888 gene encoding uncharacterized protein LOC110262888, with the protein MSTDIKFLARGPMMNARRFSVYDINGLIHTGEREEHEPYIEASQAQMVYYVDDMGNKGWSIVVYVKPRDIYDMGQGNEDVVYENEPYQEQELEQLFDPNNEYIQLATNLLDSDAIEDNVATNLARDMFE; encoded by the exons ATGTCAACTGATATAAAGTTTCTTGCACGAGGCCCAATGATGAATGCAAGGAGATTTTCTGTTTATGACATCAATGG ATTAATTCACACGGGTGAGCGTGAAGAACATGAACCTTATAttgaagcatctcaagcacaaATGGTGTATTATGTTGATGATATGGGAAATAAAGGGTGGAGTATTGTTGTGTATGTCAAGCCAAGGGATATATATGACATGGGTCAAGGAAATGAAGATGTAGTGTACGAAAATGAGCCGTATCAAGAGCAAGAACTTGAACAATTATTTGACCCCAATAATGAGTACATCCAATTAGCTACCAATTTATTAGATAGCGATGCTATTGAAGATAATGTAGCTACTAACTTGGCAAGAGATATGTTTGAATGA